The Methanomicrobiales archaeon genome has a segment encoding these proteins:
- a CDS encoding PAS domain S-box protein, whose protein sequence is MPASPHTPRDREHTDQDRAHLELDAIYASAPIGLCLIDADTRFLRVNRRFAEMGGFSVEEILGRRVRDLIPALADRLEELTRYVVDTGEALLEIGVEGETPAHPGALRSWRINAWPVRDSRGQVIAINIAVDETTERNRAEEALQQEKERMGAILTALDTGLSLIDRDMTILWVNQKVRDLFPGRDPVGQKCYRFYERKESPCGVCAARQSLATGKVASVDKYVPGEGSAPGHWLHLVSQPVRDRSGQVTQMLESFTDITPQKKMVEALRESEAKYRSLIDTLQEGVVVIDRAGVIRYANPPLAAMLGYTVENTIGRSVFSFMDAQNARILREHMGQRQKGRKEQYELEAVTEQGVKKHILIEASPVTDEQGNFIGSIAGVMDITERKRTEEALRESEEKYRDLFLNDLTGDFVGYPDGTIQDCNLAFARMFGFASIEEAKASNFLHTFIDAEQPGQLLARLRREKKIESVGTYRKRRDGTRIHVIETLIGIFDDSGALVQLRGYLFEDTERVRAEEAMRRYLDQLKRSNEDLERFAYISSHDLQEPLRTIVSYAQLLERKYKGMLDADADEYLQYLVKGGKRMQNLVHDLLEYSRVNTKGSELRETDASAVVEDTLPIIRTLAEANGATVTYDALPMVMADPTQLRQVFSNLISNAIKFRREGVPPDIHISARKRDGMVQFSVRDNGIGIEPQYFERIFVIFQRLHGVEAYEGTGIGLAIVKRIIERHGGRIWVESEPGQGSTFHFTIPAPKSG, encoded by the coding sequence ATGCCGGCATCCCCTCACACCCCCAGGGACAGAGAGCACACTGATCAGGATCGGGCGCACCTGGAGCTGGATGCCATCTACGCCTCCGCTCCCATCGGGTTGTGCCTCATCGATGCGGACACCCGCTTCCTCCGCGTCAATCGGCGGTTTGCAGAGATGGGCGGGTTCTCCGTCGAGGAGATCCTCGGAAGGAGGGTCCGCGATCTGATACCGGCCCTTGCGGACCGGCTGGAGGAACTTACCCGTTACGTCGTGGATACAGGCGAGGCGCTCCTCGAGATCGGAGTGGAGGGAGAGACACCGGCACATCCCGGCGCGCTTCGATCCTGGAGGATCAATGCGTGGCCTGTGCGGGATTCTCGCGGGCAGGTCATCGCGATCAACATCGCCGTTGACGAGACCACCGAGCGCAATCGGGCGGAGGAGGCTTTACAGCAGGAGAAGGAGCGGATGGGGGCCATCCTCACCGCGCTGGACACGGGACTCTCCCTGATCGACCGGGATATGACGATCCTCTGGGTCAACCAGAAGGTGCGGGATCTGTTCCCCGGCCGCGACCCCGTCGGCCAGAAGTGCTACCGGTTCTACGAGAGGAAGGAGTCCCCCTGCGGTGTATGTGCAGCCCGGCAGTCCCTGGCCACGGGGAAGGTGGCCAGCGTCGATAAGTACGTTCCGGGAGAGGGATCGGCTCCCGGTCACTGGCTCCACCTGGTATCCCAGCCGGTCAGGGACCGCTCCGGACAGGTTACCCAGATGCTGGAATCCTTCACGGATATCACCCCGCAGAAGAAGATGGTGGAAGCCCTGCGGGAGAGCGAGGCGAAGTACCGGTCGCTCATCGATACGCTCCAGGAAGGAGTCGTCGTGATCGATAGGGCAGGCGTCATCCGGTATGCGAATCCCCCGCTGGCTGCCATGCTGGGGTACACCGTGGAGAATACCATCGGGAGATCTGTCTTTTCGTTCATGGACGCACAAAATGCCCGCATCCTCCGGGAGCACATGGGGCAACGACAGAAAGGCAGGAAAGAGCAGTACGAACTGGAGGCCGTCACCGAACAGGGGGTCAAGAAACACATCCTTATCGAGGCTTCGCCCGTGACCGATGAACAGGGGAATTTCATCGGCTCCATTGCAGGAGTCATGGATATCACCGAGCGCAAGCGGACCGAGGAGGCGCTACGGGAAAGCGAGGAGAAGTATCGGGATCTCTTTCTCAATGATCTTACCGGGGATTTTGTGGGGTACCCCGATGGAACAATCCAGGACTGCAATCTTGCATTCGCCCGCATGTTTGGATTTGCATCCATCGAGGAGGCAAAAGCATCCAATTTCCTCCATACTTTCATCGATGCGGAACAGCCGGGGCAGCTGCTTGCCCGCCTCAGAAGGGAAAAGAAGATCGAGTCTGTTGGAACGTACCGAAAGAGGAGGGACGGGACCCGGATCCACGTCATTGAAACGCTCATCGGCATCTTTGACGACAGCGGAGCGCTGGTGCAGTTGCGGGGCTATCTCTTCGAAGACACGGAGCGCGTTCGCGCCGAAGAGGCCATGAGAAGGTACCTGGACCAGCTCAAACGCAGCAACGAAGATCTCGAACGGTTCGCCTACATATCCAGCCATGATCTCCAGGAACCCCTGCGGACGATCGTCAGTTACGCCCAACTGCTGGAGCGCAAGTACAAGGGGATGCTCGATGCCGATGCCGATGAGTATCTCCAGTACCTCGTCAAAGGCGGCAAGCGGATGCAGAACCTCGTCCATGATCTGCTGGAGTATTCCCGCGTCAATACGAAAGGCTCGGAGCTCCGCGAAACGGATGCCTCCGCGGTTGTTGAAGATACCCTCCCCATCATCCGCACCCTGGCAGAGGCGAATGGAGCGACCGTTACGTACGATGCCCTGCCCATGGTGATGGCCGATCCCACTCAGCTCCGGCAGGTCTTCTCCAACCTGATCAGCAATGCCATCAAATTCAGGAGAGAGGGGGTTCCGCCTGACATTCATATATCTGCCAGGAAGAGAGATGGCATGGTGCAATTCTCGGTCCGCGATAATGGCATCGGGATCGAGCCCCAGTATTTCGAGCGGATTTTCGTCATCTTCCAGCGGCTCCACGGAGTGGAGGCCTATGAAGGAACAGGCATCGGCCTTGCCATCGTGAAGCGGATCATCGAACGGCACGGAGGGCGCATCTGGGTGGAGTCCGAGCCGGGGCAGGGGTCGACGTTCCACTTCACGATACCGGCCCCAAAAAGCGGTTGA
- a CDS encoding SRPBCC family protein, with product MAQTEQSGTETAIARSGSRGGQVRPARIIAEPGRQEFVVIREFDAPRDLVFRAYTDPELYAQWIGPRTLSTAIETFEPRSGGRWRYIQKDPQGNEFGFHGVHHDVTPPERIIETFEYEGLPEPGHVILQRADFEELPENHTRVTSRSVFLSVEDRDGMLQSDMEEGMNDSFSRLDELLERLQRSRSGRGDLQH from the coding sequence ATGGCACAGACAGAGCAGTCGGGAACGGAGACGGCAATCGCCCGATCCGGGAGCAGAGGGGGGCAGGTGCGTCCTGCCCGGATCATCGCAGAACCGGGAAGACAGGAGTTCGTCGTCATCCGGGAGTTCGACGCCCCGCGGGATCTCGTCTTTCGGGCGTACACCGATCCGGAACTCTACGCGCAGTGGATCGGTCCGCGGACGCTCTCCACGGCGATCGAGACGTTCGAGCCGCGGAGCGGGGGCAGGTGGCGGTATATCCAGAAGGATCCGCAGGGCAACGAGTTCGGTTTCCACGGGGTGCACCACGACGTCACGCCGCCGGAGCGGATCATCGAGACCTTCGAGTACGAGGGGCTGCCGGAACCGGGGCACGTCATCCTGCAAAGAGCGGACTTCGAGGAGCTCCCGGAGAACCACACGCGGGTTACCAGCAGATCGGTCTTCCTGTCCGTAGAAGATCGCGACGGGATGCTGCAGTCCGACATGGAGGAGGGCATGAACGACTCTTTCTCCCGCCTGGACGAGCTGCTGGAGAGGCTGCAGAGATCGCGATCCGGAAGGGGGGACCTGCAGCACTGA
- a CDS encoding DUF488 family protein, which translates to MIRIRRIYEKPGPDDGFRVLIDRLWPRGLRKADAKVDLWAREAAPSTALRQWFGHRDERWEEFRRRYFEELDSPKARESVRAILERARSGDVTILFGAKNERHNNAVAFREYLEERFPQELPRQAGVGG; encoded by the coding sequence ATGATCCGGATCAGGCGGATATACGAGAAGCCCGGCCCGGACGACGGGTTCCGGGTTCTCATCGATCGGCTCTGGCCGCGGGGTCTGCGGAAGGCGGATGCGAAGGTGGATCTCTGGGCCCGCGAAGCGGCGCCGAGCACGGCGCTGCGGCAGTGGTTTGGGCATCGGGACGAACGCTGGGAGGAGTTCCGTCGGAGGTATTTCGAGGAGCTCGATAGCCCGAAGGCCCGGGAGAGCGTGCGGGCAATCCTCGAGAGAGCCCGTAGCGGGGACGTGACCATCCTCTTCGGCGCGAAGAACGAGCGGCACAACAACGCCGTCGCCTTCCGGGAGTACCTCGAGGAGCGGTTCCCGCAGGAACTCCCGCGGCAGGCAGGGGTCGGCGGCTGA
- a CDS encoding lactate utilization protein — MPDDAVLERTVAAIESRNVRVILTGTGEEALDAILDLIPAGAEVMNGSSTTLIEIGFERLLDENPKGWRDYHGIVTAEDDAERRHALRRKGVAADYFLSGVQAIAESGEIVGCDRTGSRVGAWPHATAHLVLVCGANKIVPTLDEALRRCREYALPLENQRSQRVYGNPSAIGKYVILENEAEAGRITLILIRESLGY; from the coding sequence ATGCCGGACGATGCCGTGCTGGAGAGGACGGTGGCGGCGATCGAGTCGCGGAACGTGCGGGTGATCCTGACGGGGACGGGCGAGGAGGCGCTGGACGCCATCCTCGATCTGATCCCCGCCGGCGCCGAGGTGATGAACGGCTCCTCGACGACTCTGATCGAGATCGGGTTCGAGCGGTTGCTCGACGAGAACCCGAAGGGCTGGCGGGACTACCACGGGATCGTCACCGCCGAGGACGATGCGGAGAGGCGGCATGCACTCCGCCGCAAGGGTGTGGCGGCCGACTACTTCCTCTCCGGGGTCCAGGCGATCGCCGAGTCGGGCGAGATCGTGGGATGCGACAGGACGGGGAGCCGGGTGGGGGCGTGGCCCCATGCGACCGCCCACCTCGTCCTGGTCTGCGGCGCGAACAAGATCGTGCCGACGCTGGACGAGGCGCTCCGGCGCTGCCGGGAGTACGCCCTGCCGCTCGAGAACCAGCGTTCGCAGCGCGTCTACGGCAATCCCAGCGCCATCGGCAAGTACGTGATCCTGGAGAACGAGGCCGAGGCGGGGCGAATCACCCTGATCCTGATCCGCGAGAGCCTCGGCTACTGA
- a CDS encoding cupin domain-containing protein, with protein MTKPHSPRIAQVKYHRVYTDARGDSHVDTVTIEQSLVQAAPPAAPFYVSEDRPASKYRFYTFPPGWIGELHPAPARQFLALMSGAVEVETTDGTVRRLGSGDLILLEDTAGKGHVTRNIGEGYALFLVVPVPAV; from the coding sequence ATGACGAAACCGCACTCGCCCCGTATCGCACAGGTGAAGTACCACAGGGTATATACGGACGCCCGGGGCGATTCGCACGTCGACACCGTGACGATCGAACAGAGTCTCGTGCAGGCAGCGCCACCCGCCGCCCCGTTCTACGTCTCCGAGGACAGACCCGCGTCGAAGTATCGCTTCTACACGTTTCCGCCCGGCTGGATCGGCGAACTGCACCCGGCTCCCGCCCGGCAGTTCCTGGCCCTCATGTCGGGTGCGGTGGAGGTGGAGACGACGGACGGGACGGTGCGGCGGCTGGGATCGGGGGACCTCATCCTGCTGGAAGACACCGCGGGGAAGGGGCACGTGACGCGGAATATCGGCGAGGGCTACGCATTATTTCTCGTTGTCCCCGTCCCTGCGGTCTGA
- a CDS encoding CPBP family intramembrane metalloprotease, with translation MNANLFNDGERNDLNLPDRGRGAMPMEKAETERHPWIYFLLVVLISVPGYVLGLVPPYTLAMVGIPVLAASILACRETGWDGVKRLLGRAVDHRRIAQKIWYAPILFLMPAAGILAMAWTSLAGASVPALRVPVLMMPAYLVVFFFAAIGEELGWSGYALDPLQERWSALPSALAIGAVWALWHLVPYTLANPPLWVAGQCASTILVRVLMVWIYNNAGKSVFGMVLFHTTINLVTVPDYGFPYDPVVVSAILAAAAGAVVFLWGPKTLACYRYARQDPPGSPDDP, from the coding sequence ATGAATGCAAACCTTTTCAACGATGGGGAACGAAATGACCTGAACCTTCCGGACCGCGGGCGCGGAGCGATGCCGATGGAGAAGGCCGAGACGGAGAGACATCCCTGGATCTACTTTCTGCTGGTCGTCCTGATCTCGGTTCCCGGCTACGTGCTGGGGCTTGTGCCTCCGTACACCCTGGCGATGGTCGGCATTCCGGTGCTCGCAGCCTCGATCCTGGCCTGTCGGGAGACGGGATGGGACGGCGTGAAGCGCCTGCTGGGGAGGGCTGTCGACCACCGGCGGATCGCGCAGAAGATCTGGTATGCACCGATCCTGTTCCTGATGCCCGCGGCGGGGATCCTCGCCATGGCATGGACGAGCCTTGCGGGAGCATCCGTCCCCGCCCTCCGGGTCCCGGTCCTGATGATGCCCGCGTATCTCGTCGTCTTCTTCTTCGCGGCAATCGGCGAGGAGCTCGGCTGGTCGGGGTATGCCCTCGATCCGTTGCAGGAGCGGTGGAGCGCCTTGCCGTCGGCCCTTGCGATCGGGGCGGTCTGGGCCCTGTGGCATCTCGTGCCCTACACCCTTGCGAATCCCCCGCTCTGGGTGGCGGGGCAGTGCGCATCCACGATTCTGGTCCGCGTGCTCATGGTCTGGATCTACAACAACGCCGGGAAGAGCGTCTTTGGCATGGTCCTCTTCCATACGACGATCAACCTGGTCACCGTCCCCGACTACGGTTTCCCGTACGATCCCGTAGTCGTGAGTGCCATCCTCGCCGCTGCCGCTGGTGCCGTCGTATTCCTGTGGGGTCCGAAAACCCTGGCCTGCTACCGCTACGCCCGACAGGATCCCCCCGGTTCTCCCGATGACCCGTGA
- a CDS encoding rubredoxin, translating to MTLYRCDVCNVYTYDSQRGDPGTSIPAGTLPADFPDTWRCPFCGATKVHLRPIR from the coding sequence ATGACGCTGTATCGCTGCGATGTCTGCAACGTGTACACCTACGACTCCCAGCGGGGCGACCCCGGAACCAGTATTCCCGCCGGTACCCTTCCTGCCGATTTCCCCGACACCTGGAGATGCCCCTTCTGCGGTGCGACGAAGGTTCACCTGCGGCCGATACGATGA
- a CDS encoding OFA family MFS transporter — protein MLGDDRRTAEGPSLFGMPAERGRWGLVAAGLVINLCLGTVYAWSVFVNPLIEYFSVHLGQTVTANDVLMPYSVILAVFALTMALTGRSVETLGPRTITIAGCILTALGWLLASAASSIAMLAAMFGVIGGIGIGIAYGATVAVAARWFPDRRGLAVGLTVFGVGFSAFVTANLAGHLIAAYGVMTAFRVFGIGIVLVTVPLALPLAFPPEGWRPAARSPPAPGEGGHAARECDRGEMLRTPGFYGLWICYCIGCTAGLMAVSISQPVGTDLLQIETALATALVGFFAVFNGGGRLVFGVLTDRLNPGNAARLSFLLIALASVAMWLAPAVPVYIAAFAVLWGCLGGWLAIAPTATATYFGTCDYPRCYGVVFLAFGAGAIAGPQLAGFVRTTTGTYAGVFPWAFALAVAGLLTASVLMKPPNREHPRAGR, from the coding sequence ATGCTCGGGGATGACAGGCGGACCGCGGAAGGACCCTCGCTCTTCGGGATGCCCGCGGAGAGGGGGCGGTGGGGGCTCGTCGCCGCAGGGCTGGTTATCAACCTCTGCCTCGGGACCGTCTACGCCTGGAGCGTCTTTGTAAATCCGCTCATAGAGTATTTCTCCGTGCACCTCGGGCAGACCGTCACCGCGAACGACGTGCTGATGCCGTACTCGGTGATCCTCGCCGTCTTCGCGCTCACCATGGCCCTGACCGGCAGGTCCGTCGAGACGCTCGGCCCGCGGACGATCACCATCGCCGGATGCATTCTGACCGCTCTCGGCTGGCTGCTGGCGTCGGCGGCCTCCTCCATCGCCATGCTTGCCGCCATGTTCGGGGTGATCGGGGGCATCGGCATCGGGATCGCCTACGGGGCGACGGTCGCCGTTGCCGCCCGCTGGTTCCCGGACCGCAGGGGGCTCGCGGTCGGGCTGACCGTGTTCGGGGTCGGGTTCTCGGCATTCGTCACAGCAAACCTCGCCGGTCACCTCATCGCCGCATACGGGGTGATGACCGCGTTCCGCGTCTTCGGGATCGGGATCGTTCTCGTAACGGTGCCCCTGGCACTCCCGCTCGCCTTCCCGCCGGAAGGGTGGAGACCCGCCGCCCGGAGTCCTCCCGCCCCGGGAGAGGGCGGGCACGCGGCCCGCGAGTGCGACCGGGGGGAGATGCTACGGACCCCGGGATTCTACGGCCTCTGGATCTGCTACTGCATCGGGTGCACCGCGGGGCTGATGGCCGTCTCCATATCGCAGCCGGTCGGGACCGACCTGCTGCAGATCGAGACCGCCCTCGCGACCGCCCTCGTGGGATTCTTCGCCGTCTTCAACGGCGGCGGACGGCTGGTCTTCGGGGTTCTCACCGACCGCCTCAACCCGGGAAACGCCGCCAGGCTGTCGTTTCTCCTGATCGCGCTGGCCTCCGTGGCGATGTGGCTGGCGCCGGCAGTCCCGGTGTACATCGCCGCCTTCGCCGTTCTCTGGGGATGCCTCGGCGGCTGGCTCGCCATCGCGCCGACGGCCACGGCGACCTATTTCGGGACCTGCGACTACCCGCGGTGCTACGGCGTGGTCTTCCTCGCCTTCGGTGCGGGGGCGATCGCCGGTCCGCAGCTGGCCGGGTTCGTCCGCACGACGACGGGGACCTACGCCGGGGTGTTTCCCTGGGCGTTCGCCCTCGCGGTCGCCGGTCTTCTGACGGCATCGGTCCTGATGAAGCCGCCGAACCGCGAACACCCGCGGGCAGGCCGTTGA
- a CDS encoding serine hydrolase domain-containing protein, with the protein MRAPMEPFAVGGFAGAGFEAVREAFVENFQRRRELGAACCIYHRGEKVVDLWGGIRNRSTGEPWEEGTMALVHSSTKGMAGLAMALAHSRGLYDYDEYVSTYWPEFGQRGKDRITVRQLLSHQGGLFALDVRPDRSLVADPERLAVVLARQRPAFEPGTRQAYHGITLGFYESELLRRVDPGHRTLGRFFQEEIADPLGLDFYIRLPAEIPNARLATLERFNMAEALFALPVPLLLSAMNPRSRFRRCLQGSELPAEDKEHIYARNLEVPAGGGVGTARAMAKAYSVFATGGRDLGLREETLRQLMAPAVPPSRGFRDACLKVEVRFSLGFLKPGPENPFAHPSAFGAPGTGGSFGFADPRHEIGYGYIPNRMGAYLEDPREVALRAAMYRSIGVEDPFHG; encoded by the coding sequence GTGAGGGCGCCGATGGAACCGTTTGCCGTGGGAGGGTTTGCCGGGGCAGGGTTCGAGGCGGTGCGGGAGGCGTTCGTGGAGAACTTCCAGCGCCGCCGGGAGCTCGGAGCTGCCTGCTGCATCTACCATCGCGGGGAGAAGGTCGTCGACCTCTGGGGCGGCATCCGCAACCGGTCGACGGGCGAACCCTGGGAAGAGGGCACCATGGCCCTGGTCCACTCCTCGACAAAGGGCATGGCCGGGCTCGCCATGGCGCTCGCTCACTCAAGGGGGCTGTACGACTACGACGAGTACGTCAGCACCTACTGGCCGGAGTTCGGCCAGCGCGGCAAGGATCGGATCACGGTCCGCCAGCTGCTTTCGCACCAGGGCGGGCTGTTCGCCCTGGACGTGCGGCCGGACAGGAGCCTCGTCGCGGATCCCGAGCGGCTGGCCGTCGTGCTCGCGCGGCAGAGACCGGCCTTTGAGCCGGGAACGCGCCAGGCCTACCACGGCATCACCCTGGGGTTCTACGAGAGCGAACTGCTCCGCCGGGTCGATCCCGGGCACCGCACGCTGGGACGGTTCTTCCAGGAGGAGATCGCCGATCCGCTGGGGCTCGACTTCTATATCCGCCTGCCCGCGGAGATCCCGAACGCACGGCTGGCGACGCTCGAGCGGTTCAACATGGCAGAAGCGCTCTTCGCACTGCCCGTCCCCCTCCTGCTCTCCGCCATGAACCCGCGCTCGCGCTTCCGCCGCTGCCTGCAGGGGTCGGAGCTGCCGGCGGAGGATAAAGAGCACATCTACGCCCGGAACCTGGAGGTGCCGGCCGGGGGCGGTGTCGGGACGGCCCGGGCCATGGCGAAGGCCTACAGCGTCTTCGCGACCGGAGGGAGAGACCTCGGACTGCGCGAGGAGACGCTCCGGCAGCTGATGGCGCCCGCCGTTCCGCCGAGCCGCGGGTTCCGCGATGCATGCCTGAAGGTGGAGGTTCGGTTCTCGCTCGGGTTCCTGAAGCCGGGCCCGGAGAATCCCTTTGCTCACCCGAGCGCCTTCGGGGCCCCGGGAACGGGAGGTTCCTTCGGGTTTGCCGATCCCCGCCATGAGATCGGCTATGGGTATATCCCGAACCGCATGGGGGCGTATCTGGAGGACCCGAGAGAGGTCGCCCTGCGGGCAGCCATGTACCGCTCCATCGGGGTGGAAGATCCCTTCCATGGATGA
- a CDS encoding DNA adenine methylase has product MGKRTRLVPSARPFLKWAGGKTQLLNELTRRLPGELTEGEITKYVEPFVGGGAFFFYLNQRFSFEQCYICDINEELVLSYRVIQRSVNRLISELKTLESDYLSRSEKERESLYYEIRDAFNRKRSEIDFETYSSEWIERAAQIIFLNRTCYNGLFRVNRRGEFNVPFGRYKNPEILNEDNLKGVSELLKTTQILLGDFTRCRKYVDDRTFVYFDPPYRPLNPTSSFTSYSKNGFREEDQVRLAKFFRELDEKGAKIMLSNSDPKNENLDDSFFDDLFSDYYIERVPAKRMINCNGARRGDINELIITNYRI; this is encoded by the coding sequence ATGGGAAAACGGACACGACTCGTTCCATCGGCTCGACCATTTCTCAAGTGGGCTGGAGGCAAAACCCAGCTGCTGAACGAGCTCACCCGACGTCTGCCAGGAGAATTGACAGAAGGAGAAATTACGAAATATGTCGAGCCATTTGTTGGCGGAGGGGCGTTTTTCTTCTATCTTAACCAGAGATTTTCGTTTGAACAGTGTTACATCTGCGATATCAATGAAGAACTGGTCCTCTCCTATCGTGTGATTCAACGCTCCGTAAATAGATTAATCTCTGAACTGAAAACGCTTGAGTCAGACTATCTTTCCCGGAGTGAGAAGGAGAGGGAGTCGCTCTATTATGAGATCCGTGATGCATTCAATCGGAAACGATCGGAGATCGACTTCGAGACATACAGCTCAGAATGGATCGAACGTGCAGCCCAGATTATCTTCTTGAATCGCACCTGTTATAACGGCCTGTTTCGTGTAAACCGAAGAGGAGAATTCAACGTCCCATTCGGAAGGTACAAAAATCCGGAAATTTTGAATGAAGATAATCTAAAAGGCGTCTCGGAGTTGCTGAAAACAACGCAGATCCTGCTGGGCGATTTCACCCGGTGTCGAAAATATGTGGATGATCGTACATTTGTATATTTTGACCCACCTTACCGTCCGCTCAATCCGACTTCATCGTTTACCTCGTATTCAAAGAATGGATTTCGCGAAGAAGATCAGGTGCGTCTTGCCAAGTTTTTCCGGGAACTTGACGAAAAGGGCGCAAAAATTATGCTGAGCAATTCAGATCCAAAAAACGAGAATCTCGACGACTCATTTTTCGATGATCTCTTCTCTGATTATTATATCGAGCGTGTTCCTGCAAAGCGTATGATCAATTGCAACGGCGCCCGTCGAGGGGATATTAACGAATTAATTATTACTAACTATCGCATATAG
- a CDS encoding epoxide hydrolase, which yields MQIEPFTIAVPDPVLEDLRDRLSRTRWPDEVAGAGWDYGSNLAYMQELVRYWRDRFDWKAIETRLNAFHHFRATVDGFGIHYIHERGKGRDPFPVMLLHGWPGSFLQMEKIIPMLTDPARYGGGPSDAFDVVVPSLPGYGFSDRPTEKGMSISRIAGIFSRLVRDGLGWQRFGLRVSDLGTGVAMGMTRRLPRNVAGLHLSGATPPFSPPPGPLTEAEQAYLETSRILLQDEGGYAAIQATRPQTLAYGLNDSPAGLAAWIVEKFRKWSDSGGDVERRFSRDELLTTSRSTG from the coding sequence ATGCAGATCGAGCCCTTCACCATCGCTGTTCCCGACCCTGTTCTGGAGGATCTCCGGGACCGCCTGTCCCGCACGCGCTGGCCGGACGAGGTGGCTGGCGCCGGCTGGGATTACGGATCCAATCTCGCCTACATGCAGGAACTCGTCCGGTACTGGCGGGACCGCTTCGACTGGAAGGCTATAGAAACGAGGCTGAATGCGTTCCACCACTTCCGCGCGACCGTGGATGGATTCGGGATTCACTATATCCACGAGCGGGGGAAGGGAAGAGATCCCTTCCCCGTCATGCTCCTCCACGGCTGGCCGGGCTCCTTCCTTCAGATGGAGAAGATCATTCCGATGCTCACAGATCCGGCCCGCTACGGTGGGGGCCCGTCTGACGCTTTCGACGTGGTGGTGCCTTCGCTCCCCGGATACGGATTCTCCGATCGTCCGACGGAGAAGGGGATGAGCATCTCCCGCATAGCCGGGATATTCTCCCGCCTGGTTCGGGACGGGCTGGGGTGGCAGCGGTTCGGTCTCCGGGTAAGCGACCTGGGGACTGGCGTGGCGATGGGGATGACGCGCCGCCTCCCCCGGAACGTGGCAGGACTGCACCTGTCCGGTGCCACCCCTCCGTTCTCCCCTCCGCCCGGACCCCTGACCGAAGCGGAGCAGGCGTACCTGGAGACGAGCCGCATTCTGCTCCAGGATGAGGGCGGCTACGCCGCGATCCAGGCCACCCGCCCTCAGACTCTCGCGTACGGCCTGAACGACTCCCCGGCCGGTCTTGCCGCCTGGATCGTGGAGAAGTTCCGGAAGTGGAGCGACAGTGGCGGCGACGTGGAGAGGCGATTCTCCAGGGACGAACTGCTGACCACCTCACGCTCTACTGGGTAA